In Fragaria vesca subsp. vesca linkage group LG5, FraVesHawaii_1.0, whole genome shotgun sequence, the genomic stretch AAGTGGCCTCTGAGCGGCTCTAGTGGGTCTAGATGGCCTCTGGCATAGGCGGCTCTAGGCGCCCTCTAGGCGAGTCTAGGCGCCCTCTGAGCGGCTCTAGGCGGGTCTAGACGGCCTCTGGCATGGGCGGCTCTAGGCGGGTCTAGGCAAGTCTAGCGGCCTATGGACGGGTTTAGGCGGCCTCTAGGCGACCTTTAGTAATCGCCCTATGACTAGAGAGTTCACTAAAGGAAAATTTTCATTGTTACAGTCTTATAAACCTAAAGAAGTTTAGCTGAATAATTAACGAAAGAGTTGAACAAAAACCTCCTATTCTCAAAACAACAAACTCCATTCCCACTTGATGAAACCTTCAAGCAACTTGCTCCAGCTCCAAGGAAGAATAATAATTAGAAGATCCAACTTTTAGTTGTAGCCAAACAGACTTCTAGTGAAGCCCGATCTTAACTTCAACAGTCCCCAAATTAGCTGAATTCAATAAAGGAAAGAGTAAAAAAAAAATGGTTGAATCACTTGAAATCTTGAATGCCATTGATCAAAGCCCTGAAAACAACTATTCGAAAAGATCGAGAAGAAAGTTGAACCGCTACCCTTGAGAATCAGTGGACTTAAACAGCTAGCTCTTGGCACAAAGTACCAACCTATCAGTACCTGTGGACAATTAGAGACATGCATGGAGAACACGGGAGTAACACTACTATTTTCTGGGCGCAAAACTACGTGGTAGCAAGGAATGTTGAAGAACCATGAAAGAAACAATATTATTGGACTTCACTCAATCAAAATCCTACTGAGAGCCACATGATGAGAATTTAATTTCACGTGTGTTGGAATTGAATTCAACGTGCCATGTGTGTATAATTTACTCCTGCTGTTCCCTGGAATTACCTAAATATTTTCCCCAGAGAAACTATTCAACTAAGAGGATCTTGATTTTCCCAATATGAGATCTCTCCTTGGATCCATCATCCACTGCCATTTCTTACTCTAATAATTGACTTGCACTTCAATAAAGCTCCTCATTGACCTCAAATTAACTTGTGGTACTGCTAGCTAGTACGTACTATACTACTACCAGCTAGGAGAGTAGAAGAGTGTTCATACTTGGAAGATCTAAGATCTTAGTCACATGCAATTTGTATATGTGGACTCTTCAAAAAAAAATTTGTATATGTGGACAATGTAGTAACTAAGCTATTATGGCAAACTTTGTAGACTCCTACATTATATTCTCTGCTTAGTGTGCTTACTGCTTAACCATTGTATGTGACTTAATGGTTATTGCCTACATGGGTTTGCTCCCCATCATATCCTACATTCAAACTCTGAAACTCTAGAGTGATCATACATTGTGTTGTAATGCGTAGCCGGAGCATTTCGCATGTGTTGAGAGATTGACTTCTAATCTGAAAAACTATTGTAAGAAAACACCAGTCGGCTTATGCATACAACTATATTATGATCATGAACCTGAATTCTTTTATGCACTTCTTTGTGACCTAGCAACTATCAAGTGGTCTCAACTCTACATTCATTGTTAACATTTCTCTTTAATAATGTTCAGCCCTCCATGCGTGTTGATGCAAGCATTACTTGGGCTGATTGGGCTCTAAATACTTTCACGGTTATGAAATTCGAACTTAAAATTTCCATTTGTAGAAAAAAAAAAAAAAAAAAAAAAAAAGAAACAATGATTTTTTCAGAAAAATAAAAACAAAAAAGAAGAAAAGAAAGACTTATGATGGGTTATGCTAAGTATTTCAAAGGCCCAAATAGAAAATTGCTTTTAGCAGCAATTCTGTGGTACATTCGAGGCTGAAGAGGCCCAACTTGCACAGTTCCAGACTACCAGAATTCCAGAAACTGTCAACGGCCAACATGGCGGGAAAGAAGAGCGGACTTGAAGACGATGAAGAAGAAACAGAGACCATCACAAAAATTACCACACTGCCCCTCCATTGTCTTCGCTTAATCGCTTTCCTTTCTGCTTTCATGTGAGGGAGATCTAAAACCACATTTAATTCACACAATCCGCCATTAATATCTAGATAAACTAATTTAACAACGATCCGTTCTCGCCTGCGCAGCTCCCGCTTGCTTCAATCTAATCCCTTTTCCCGCCACCGCGCACCACCGACGAGTCCAGGTCGCCCCGCGTCACGTACACACTACACTTTCACTAGCTGCTACTTCATTTCATTGGTCGGTTTTCCAGAGTTCAAGATTTGGATCCCCATTAGTCAAGTTGAAATATTAAATATTAATTCGAATTTTTGAGTTAAGTTTAGTTAAATTGGTTGCATATGCAGGTAGCTGACTGCTACTGAAACCATGAAGTGCGGCGCCAATGAGCTTCGATTCTTCCTCGGTCCTCGCATCCGCGCTGGCTGCAGTCTCGGCCATTTATATAAGCACCAGGTGTTCGATCATTCGTCACACTCAACCACATTGCACCACTTCTATCGTGCACCTTCAATTTTCCTCGTCTCTTCGGGGAATTGGCGCTTCGATAAGTACGTATCCTGCTCTTCTCTTGATCAGCTCACGGATAGAAACCTCCTATACGATGTAATTTTTATCATTTGATGTTAAATTAGCTTCTGTATCGACGTGTTGTTGTTTTGCTCAGAGAAGTTGAAACTTAAATAGGAGCTCATACAATGAGGCCAACCTCTTTCCTGCGTTTTTTTCTTGGAACATTGGTTGGCTTGAGTGCTTTGTGCATCATCAATGCAGAAGACCCTTATAGATATTTTACATGGACAGTTACATACGGAACCATTTCTCCATTGGGTGTTCCTCAACAGGTAATTGTCTTTTGATCTAACACAGTTATAAGGTGCTATCGAGTTCTGCAGTTTTTCTACTTGTAAGTTGGTTACTTGTGGTTGATGTATAACTCTGTGTTACTCAAATTTTACAGGCTATACTTATTAACGGTCAATTTCCTGGCCCAACAATTGAGGCTGTGACTAATGACAACATAGTCGTTGATGTCATTAACAAGTTGGATGAACCTTTCCTCATTACATGGTCAGTACTTCTGTTGGAAGTTTTGATGTTTGGAAATTCAGAAACTTTGTGTTAAGCTACTCATATGCTTTACTTTTTGATCTCGGTGTTAAATTAGGAATGGAATTAAACAGAGGAAGTCAGTATGGCAAGATGGAGTCCTCGGAACCAATTGCCCGATTCCTCCAAACACAAGCTGGAGATACAAGTTTCAAACAAAGGATCAGATTGGAACATTCAGTTACTTCCCTTCAACGAAATTTCACAGAGTTGCTGGTGGTTTTGGGGGTTTCAATGTTGCACACAGGTCTGTGATAGCAGTCCCATATCCTATCCCCACTGAAGAGTTTACCGTTCTTGTTAGTGATTGGTACAAGACCAGCCACAAGGTAATGTATACATTCAACAACATTAATCAATCTAGATTATTAATCGGAAGGGTTTGAAAAATGTGGTCGAGATTCACAATATATAATAATGTACTTCACTCTGACAATGGAATATTACATCGAGCTCTATGTATGTAGTTACCTTTTTTAAAAAATTAAAAAATTAAAAAAATTATTAAATAACTCACACACCCCTTACATATATTAGTGAGGTTTGAACTCATGACCTCAAAGTTGTAGTTAAACATCTTAACTAACCAAACCACAGTTCACCGACAAAAAATTATTAATAACTCACACACACTACATATGTCCGTGAGGTTTGAACCAATAACCTTAAAGTTGTCAGTTAAACATATTAACCAACCAAGCCACGGCTCACAAATAAAAATTTTAACTAACCAAACCATGGTTCATCGAGCTCTATGTATGTAGTTACCTTTTTAGCAACTATATATATAAAAGTAGATGACTGTTCTGATATGTGTGCTTATGTTACAGGCATTGCAGCAGAAATTGGATTCTGGCATTCCTCTTCCTCTCCCTGATGCTCTACTTATAAATGGACTTCATGGATCTGCAACCTTCTCTGGTCAAAGAGGTAACATCAGGCATAAACCCCTCCATAATTTGTTTGGGATACCATAGTTACCGATTTCTGAAATTTTTGTACTCATACTTTTGTTGCATTCTTTCAGGAAAGACCTACAAATTCAGGATATCAAATGTGGGAATAGCAACTTCAATCAACTTCAGGATTCAGGGTCATACAATGACACTTGTTGAAGTTGAAGGAGCTCATACCTTGCAAGAGGTGTACGAATCACTTGACGTTCATCCAGGCCAATCTGTAGGTGTTTTGGTTACATTACATGGTTCAGTCAAGGACTATTTCATCGTGGCCTCTTCCCGATTCACAAAACCCATTCTCACAACCACTGGAATTCTTCGATATGCTGGTTCTAGCATCAAGGCAGCAGGGCCATTGCCTGTTGGTCCAACCTATCACATTCACTGGTCTATGAAGCAAGCCAGGACAATCAGGTAGCAACCACGTACATTCTTATGATATATCTATGTTACCATATTACTGTCGAAGTTGTCAATTTGATAGGCATCTAATTTACTATCTCATTCTTGTGTGTGAAGATTGAATTTGACAGCAAATGCAGCCAGGCCTAACCCTCAGGGATCATTCCATTATGGTACCATTCCAATAGTGAGAACACTTGTTTTGGCCAATACTGCTGCTAAGATCGGTGGCAAGCTTCGCTATGCTGTAAACAAGATCTCCTATGTTGATCCAGTGACCCCCTTGAAGCTGGCTGACTGGTTTAACATCCCTGGAGTATTCAACTTAAACTCAATCAAGGACACACCTACTCCAGGCCCTGCAAGCTTAGGTGTATCGGTCATAGGAACTGCACTCCACGACTTCGTCGAAGTCGTATTCCAGAACACCGAACCCACACTACAATCTTGGCATCTTGATGGAAGTAGCTTCTACATTGTTGGGTAGGCATGCAACTTTCATATGAACAAATCTTAATATGGTTAAACTCTAATCATCTGGCTAATGCTGTCGCTCTTCAACTTTCAGATATGGTTCTGGAAATTGGACCCCAGATATGAGGAGACGCTACAATTTGGCAGATGCTGTACCAAGACACACAGTTCAGGTAATTGGATTTTTGGTTACTTCTAATTGTTAATGTTCAAATGCAGCTTTGCTCAAAGACATTAGAATTATTGTACCAAAAACCACTGTTAATCCAATTGTTACTTGGTGAAATCGACAGGTGTATCCTTATGGTTGGAGTGCTATGTTGGTGTCTTTGGACAACAAGGGAATGTGGAACTTGAGGTCTGCAATCTGGGCAAGAAGGTACTTGGGTCAGCAATTGTATATCAGAGTTTGGAACGATGAGAAAAGCTTCTTCACTGAGAATGACATCCCTCAAAATGCATTATTTTGTGGCAAGGCCCATCACTGATAGAAAAGTTGTTTAGTCTTTGATATAATCTTCTGTGTTCTTTCATTTGATTTTTTTACTTGGGTGGTTCTTAAGTTTCAGTTACGAGGGTGTGACTGTCAAAAAAGGGATTGGGGAAACAGGCTTAGGGGGAGGAAAAATAATATGTTTTAAGTGTCATTATATTGTTGTGTTAGATTTCTTGCTAACCACAATC encodes the following:
- the LOC101299683 gene encoding L-ascorbate oxidase homolog; this translates as MRPTSFLRFFLGTLVGLSALCIINAEDPYRYFTWTVTYGTISPLGVPQQAILINGQFPGPTIEAVTNDNIVVDVINKLDEPFLITWNGIKQRKSVWQDGVLGTNCPIPPNTSWRYKFQTKDQIGTFSYFPSTKFHRVAGGFGGFNVAHRSVIAVPYPIPTEEFTVLVSDWYKTSHKALQQKLDSGIPLPLPDALLINGLHGSATFSGQRGKTYKFRISNVGIATSINFRIQGHTMTLVEVEGAHTLQEVYESLDVHPGQSVGVLVTLHGSVKDYFIVASSRFTKPILTTTGILRYAGSSIKAAGPLPVGPTYHIHWSMKQARTIRLNLTANAARPNPQGSFHYGTIPIVRTLVLANTAAKIGGKLRYAVNKISYVDPVTPLKLADWFNIPGVFNLNSIKDTPTPGPASLGVSVIGTALHDFVEVVFQNTEPTLQSWHLDGSSFYIVGYGSGNWTPDMRRRYNLADAVPRHTVQVYPYGWSAMLVSLDNKGMWNLRSAIWARRYLGQQLYIRVWNDEKSFFTENDIPQNALFCGKAHH